The Paramixta manurensis region TAAATTATCTCATTATTCTTTTTAGTTTTTCAAAAATATATCTTGAATAAGAAAAGGTTGCAGAAATATAACATCCACTTTTTCTATAATGTCTATATTTTAACTTAAGTTGCTTTTCACCTTTAGCATTAGATAGAGGTATATCACACCATGCCGAACCCAAAAAAGCATCATTAAAAAATTTCTGGCAGGGATAGTCAGTCCAATTATGCCAAGGTTTCGTCACGCCGACATAATGAATCAACTTTGTGTCTTCATGAATGGTTTTTTTATATTCATTTGCGTCTTTGTTCTTAAGCTCATAGTCTAAACCATAAAAGCAATTGTAATTGCCGCTCATAAATAGACAATGGCTAAAAAATAATATATTTAGTATATCTTGATCAAGACATTTATATTTAACATGCATTGGATCATCAGCAAGCATATTTATTGCTTTTTCAGATAATTTACGGCTTTTCCATTCAGACAGCATTATAAATATAACACCAGCATTAAAATAGTTACCCGCTAAATTATCTATATTTAAACGAATTGCAGGCTTTCCTTGCATATAAGGAATATCCCTAACTACTGCTACGAAATGGTTCCGATCAAACTTAATTTCAAATAGTTCATATAAATTTCCTTTGCATATGACATCAGCATCAAGATAGAGCACTTTATCGCATTCGCCACTTAAATACTCGAAAGCAATAAAACGAAAAAAAGTTGCATAAGACCATTGCCTGGCACTAGGAAATATTTTATTAAAACCATCAGAAATCTTATATATTCTTACTAATGTATTTTTCCTCGAATTAGTAAAATCTTTTACCCGTTTTAAGTAATCGTCATTTATAGAGTCAGTAAATATATGGAATCTGAGTAAAATATCACTATTGTGCAACGCTATCGATTGCATCGATATCGCGGCACCAAGTAGGAAATCATTGTCTACGCCATATGCAATATCAAGGATTGGCTTGCCACAATGTTTATCTACTTTACCTAATGTATATATATTACTGATTCCCTCTTTAACTATATCCATAAATTATCCAAACAGTA contains the following coding sequences:
- a CDS encoding glycosyltransferase family 8 protein, producing the protein MDIVKEGISNIYTLGKVDKHCGKPILDIAYGVDNDFLLGAAISMQSIALHNSDILLRFHIFTDSINDDYLKRVKDFTNSRKNTLVRIYKISDGFNKIFPSARQWSYATFFRFIAFEYLSGECDKVLYLDADVICKGNLYELFEIKFDRNHFVAVVRDIPYMQGKPAIRLNIDNLAGNYFNAGVIFIMLSEWKSRKLSEKAINMLADDPMHVKYKCLDQDILNILFFSHCLFMSGNYNCFYGLDYELKNKDANEYKKTIHEDTKLIHYVGVTKPWHNWTDYPCQKFFNDAFLGSAWCDIPLSNAKGEKQLKLKYRHYRKSGCYISATFSYSRYIFEKLKRIMR